In Candidatus Krumholzibacteriia bacterium, one genomic interval encodes:
- the amrB gene encoding AmmeMemoRadiSam system protein B, producing MHGFLKRGAALAALIVLSHSARADERQDLLAAVSIPSEKQLRGQADTVGFVTTAAQMDSVLAQARTLAAARGAELVAQYEWTDDTAFAAAVCPHDDYYYAGRLYALLTPHIRAKTVILFGVFHKARAFDCRNRLVFESFDAWRGPYGPVKPSPLRDALLARLPQDDFIVDNDMQTVEHSVEAIVPWLQAGNRDVEIVSILVPYMDWATMDRLAGEVSSALASIMKEKGWALGRDVAIVASADAVHYGDAGWGGSVYADFGTSPDGYAKAVERDRNLATTRLTGTLRRDNLRGFLYTCVDSTDVTRYALTWCGRFSVPFGLDVASRVNETLFSHPLTGTLLDYGTSLGEVSLDLARIPGLGATAPNNLHHWVGYAAIGYR from the coding sequence ATGCATGGTTTCCTCAAGCGGGGCGCCGCCCTGGCAGCGCTGATCGTCTTGTCGCACTCCGCGCGGGCGGACGAGCGGCAGGACCTTCTTGCCGCGGTTAGCATTCCGTCCGAAAAGCAGCTGCGCGGGCAGGCGGACACGGTGGGGTTCGTCACCACCGCGGCGCAGATGGATTCGGTCCTGGCGCAAGCCCGTACGCTGGCGGCGGCACGCGGCGCGGAGCTCGTCGCTCAGTATGAATGGACCGATGACACCGCCTTCGCCGCAGCCGTCTGTCCCCACGACGACTACTACTACGCCGGCCGGCTCTACGCACTGCTGACACCGCACATCCGCGCGAAGACCGTGATCCTCTTTGGCGTGTTCCACAAGGCCCGCGCCTTCGACTGCCGTAACCGGCTGGTCTTCGAATCGTTCGACGCGTGGCGCGGTCCCTACGGCCCGGTGAAGCCGTCGCCGCTGCGCGACGCCCTGCTCGCACGCCTCCCGCAGGACGACTTCATTGTCGACAACGACATGCAGACGGTGGAGCACTCCGTGGAGGCCATCGTGCCGTGGCTCCAGGCCGGCAACCGGGACGTCGAGATTGTCTCCATCCTGGTCCCGTACATGGACTGGGCCACAATGGATCGCCTCGCCGGCGAAGTCTCGTCCGCGCTGGCTTCGATCATGAAGGAGAAGGGCTGGGCGCTGGGACGCGACGTCGCCATCGTCGCGTCGGCGGACGCGGTGCACTACGGCGACGCGGGCTGGGGTGGAAGCGTGTACGCGGATTTCGGCACGAGTCCCGACGGATACGCGAAAGCCGTCGAACGCGACCGGAACCTCGCCACAACCCGGCTCACCGGCACCCTTCGCCGTGACAACCTGCGCGGGTTTCTGTACACGTGCGTCGACAGCACGGACGTCACCCGCTACGCCCTCACGTGGTGCGGCCGTTTCTCGGTTCCGTTCGGTCTCGACGTCGCCTCGCGAGTCAACGAAACCCTCTTCAGCCACCCGCTGACGGGAACACTGCTGGACTACGGAACCAGCCTCGGAGAAGTCTCCCTCGATCTGGCGCGGATTCCTGGCCTCGGCGCGACGGCACCCAACAACCTCCACCACTGGGTTGGCTACGCGGCCATCGGATACCGATAG
- a CDS encoding von Willebrand factor type A domain-containing protein, with product MKTIIWISIMLAITLGAVFSSAKGTGRITGHVYDPATQAPVAGATVVVVGTQLTTHTGTDGAYTISNVPAGVYIVRAEKTGMPSLLQRISVNDGQTVTLDFGLVTVQDLPAVLESTTRKDEVKALERQRNSQPSMPQVPGSASVGKVKGMSCESPAMSWRSPGFESYDTITENSWLSALAKPLSTFSVDVDAASYGNVRRFITSGQLPPVDAVRIEELVNYFDYDYPDPRGKHPFSITTEVAECPWNPEHKLVHIGLQGERVAVEDLPPSNLVFLIDVSGSMNQPNKLPLLKSSFRMLVDQLRPQDRVAIVVYAGAAGLVLPSTSGSDREQILCAIDRLEAGGSTAGGAGIKLAYQVAQQNFLDDGNNRVILATDGDFNVGASSDSDMERLIEEKRKSGVFLTVLGFGEGNLKDSKMETIADKGNGHYAYIDNIVEAKKVLINEMGATLLTIAKDVKLQVEFNPARVASYRLVGYENRLLQDRDFDDDTKDAGEIGAGHSVTALYEIALADRDDRDGTPLKYSDRTVRHDSRHSDELLTVSFRYKEPTASESKLLAVAVKDRNTRFANASDNFRFAAAVAEFGMVLRNSPEKGSATMEQVIATARAARGEDVHGYRAEFVSLAETAQALMTPVYGVR from the coding sequence ATGAAGACCATCATCTGGATCAGCATCATGCTGGCAATAACGCTGGGCGCGGTTTTCTCCAGCGCCAAAGGAACCGGACGCATCACGGGACACGTCTATGATCCCGCCACCCAGGCGCCCGTTGCGGGCGCCACGGTGGTCGTGGTGGGCACACAGCTCACCACGCACACCGGCACCGACGGCGCGTATACCATCAGCAACGTGCCCGCGGGCGTCTACATCGTTCGTGCCGAAAAGACCGGTATGCCGTCGCTTCTGCAACGGATTTCCGTAAACGACGGACAGACGGTCACGCTGGATTTCGGGCTGGTGACGGTTCAGGACCTCCCCGCCGTGCTGGAGAGCACAACCCGGAAGGATGAAGTGAAGGCCCTGGAGCGGCAGCGCAACTCGCAGCCGTCGATGCCGCAGGTCCCGGGTTCTGCGAGCGTGGGCAAGGTCAAGGGCATGTCGTGCGAGAGCCCCGCGATGTCATGGCGCTCGCCGGGATTCGAGTCCTACGACACCATCACTGAGAACAGCTGGCTGTCCGCACTCGCCAAACCACTCTCGACGTTCTCCGTTGACGTGGACGCCGCATCGTACGGCAACGTGCGCCGCTTCATTACCAGCGGCCAGCTGCCGCCGGTGGACGCGGTGCGCATCGAAGAACTGGTCAACTACTTCGACTACGACTATCCCGATCCGCGCGGCAAGCATCCCTTCTCGATCACCACCGAGGTGGCCGAGTGCCCGTGGAACCCCGAACACAAGCTGGTCCACATCGGCCTGCAGGGCGAGCGCGTCGCGGTGGAGGATCTGCCACCGAGCAATCTCGTCTTTCTCATCGATGTGTCCGGCTCCATGAATCAGCCCAACAAGCTGCCGCTGCTCAAGTCGTCGTTCCGCATGCTGGTGGATCAGCTGCGTCCGCAGGACCGCGTGGCCATCGTGGTGTACGCGGGCGCGGCCGGGCTGGTGCTGCCCTCCACCAGCGGGAGCGACCGCGAACAGATCCTGTGCGCCATCGATCGCCTCGAGGCGGGCGGTTCCACCGCGGGCGGCGCCGGTATCAAGCTGGCCTACCAGGTGGCGCAGCAGAACTTCCTCGACGACGGCAACAACCGCGTCATCCTGGCCACCGACGGCGACTTCAACGTGGGTGCATCGAGTGACAGCGACATGGAGCGACTCATCGAAGAGAAGCGCAAGAGCGGCGTGTTTCTCACCGTGCTCGGGTTTGGCGAGGGCAACCTGAAGGACTCCAAGATGGAGACCATCGCCGACAAGGGCAACGGTCACTACGCCTACATCGACAACATCGTGGAGGCCAAGAAGGTCCTTATCAACGAGATGGGCGCCACGCTGCTCACCATCGCCAAGGACGTCAAGCTGCAGGTGGAGTTCAATCCCGCGCGCGTGGCGTCGTACCGGCTGGTGGGTTATGAGAACCGACTCTTGCAGGACCGCGACTTCGACGACGACACCAAGGACGCCGGCGAGATCGGCGCCGGGCACTCGGTGACGGCGCTGTACGAGATCGCACTGGCCGATCGTGACGATCGCGACGGCACGCCGCTCAAGTACTCGGATCGCACGGTGCGGCACGACAGTCGCCACAGTGACGAACTGCTCACCGTGTCATTCAGGTACAAGGAGCCCACTGCCTCGGAGAGCAAGTTGCTCGCGGTCGCGGTCAAGGATCGCAACACGCGCTTCGCGAACGCCTCGGACAACTTCCGCTTCGCGGCGGCGGTGGCTGAGTTTGGCATGGTCCTGCGCAACTCGCCCGAGAAGGGCAGCGCCACCATGGAACAGGTCATCGCCACCGCGCGCGCCGCGCGCGGCGAGGACGTACACGGTTACCGCGCCGAATTCGTGAGCCTGGCCGAAACGGCGCAGGCACTCATGACGCCGGTGTACGGCGTGAGGTAG
- a CDS encoding response regulator → MERILVVDDSQEARDLAGECLRDHGMTPIFACNGREAMSAIEDHPPDAVLTDLHMPEMDGLELVRLVRSRFSGLPVVLMTSQGSEETAVSALRAGALSYVPKAKLRNNLCDAMGMVMAAVEERRFRERTRSLLEHSEASFLLGYEMDGPNALISHLQGNLRQVNFCDDTELFQIGTALAEALSNAIDHGNLELDSAIREQGADVYAELRQQRATQDPYRDRRVRVTETLRPDVVQYRVQDEGKGFDVSCVPDPLHPDCLLKVSGRGLLLLRTFMDDVTFNATGSEVTMTRRRRTT, encoded by the coding sequence ATGGAGAGAATCCTCGTCGTCGACGACAGCCAGGAGGCCCGTGATCTCGCGGGGGAGTGCCTGCGGGACCACGGCATGACCCCCATTTTCGCCTGCAATGGCCGCGAGGCTATGTCCGCAATCGAGGACCATCCACCCGACGCCGTTTTGACCGACCTGCACATGCCGGAGATGGACGGCCTGGAGCTTGTCCGGCTGGTGCGGAGCCGGTTTTCAGGCCTGCCCGTGGTGCTCATGACCTCGCAGGGGAGCGAGGAAACCGCGGTCAGCGCGTTGCGTGCGGGCGCGCTCAGCTACGTTCCCAAGGCCAAGTTGCGCAACAATCTCTGCGACGCAATGGGGATGGTGATGGCCGCGGTCGAAGAGCGGCGTTTTCGCGAGCGAACCCGTTCGCTGCTGGAACACAGCGAGGCCAGCTTCCTCCTGGGCTACGAAATGGACGGTCCCAATGCGCTGATCAGCCACCTGCAGGGAAATCTCCGCCAGGTCAACTTCTGCGACGATACCGAGCTGTTTCAAATTGGCACCGCGCTGGCGGAAGCGTTGAGCAACGCCATCGACCATGGCAACCTGGAACTGGACTCCGCGATTCGCGAGCAGGGCGCGGATGTGTACGCGGAACTCCGGCAGCAGCGTGCGACGCAAGATCCCTATCGCGACCGTCGTGTGCGGGTGACGGAAACGCTCCGCCCCGACGTGGTACAGTACCGCGTGCAGGATGAGGGCAAGGGGTTCGATGTTTCCTGCGTGCCGGACCCGCTCCACCCGGATTGCCTGCTCAAGGTGAGCGGTCGCGGACTGCTGCTGCTGCGCACCTTCATGGACGACGTGACCTTCAACGCGACCGGTAGCGAAGTCACCATGACGAGACGCCGGCGGACAACCTGA
- a CDS encoding sulfatase-like hydrolase/transferase, which produces MRYSAFFHPILFALAPVASLYANNVMKAHASAAVVPAVAMLLAWLLGYAISYLLSRDRYKAALITSLWLFLVTAFGPVSTSINAWVLFGIPLAKPTVLLTVWGLALLAGTLAILRTRADLRPLNRLAIVVGAGLFVVPLWTIARFEVTSNRTATTVNCTYSDDMDFASAIPDSAPDIYFICLDRYASNSSLRDYFDYDNSAFTDHLSSRGFYVAQESYSNYVMTLQSLSATLSMRYIDCLTSLMGNDSVNRLPLFFMLEDYRVWRFLKAKGYLFIHAGTRFHVTAHNPNADINYNVEQLPEFTRMYLETTMAAPVLSKLRVLDDNRAEKYKRVNHNFARLMAVPDTPGPKFVFGHFLIPHEPYVFDSNGGFVDSDAEAARSARDNYVGQLEYTNKRVLELVDAILQKSRKPPVIIVQSDEGPYPAGTKAAEFKWESATRDECREKTRILNAMYLPGIDPAVFHPSMTPVNTFRLVFNQYFGTNYEILPDECFAYYDLFHLYRFVPITDRVR; this is translated from the coding sequence TTGAGATACAGCGCTTTCTTCCACCCCATTCTCTTCGCCCTTGCGCCTGTCGCGTCTCTCTATGCCAACAACGTCATGAAGGCGCATGCCTCGGCGGCCGTGGTCCCCGCCGTTGCAATGCTTCTGGCCTGGCTCCTTGGCTACGCAATTTCTTATCTCCTGTCGAGGGACCGCTACAAAGCCGCGCTGATTACATCCCTGTGGCTGTTCCTGGTGACCGCCTTCGGCCCGGTGTCGACCAGTATCAACGCGTGGGTCCTGTTCGGCATTCCCCTGGCGAAGCCAACCGTCCTGCTCACCGTCTGGGGACTGGCACTCCTGGCCGGCACGTTGGCGATACTGAGAACGAGGGCAGACCTCCGGCCGCTGAACCGTCTCGCCATCGTCGTCGGCGCGGGACTGTTCGTCGTTCCGCTGTGGACGATTGCGCGCTTCGAAGTCACGTCGAACCGAACGGCCACGACGGTAAACTGTACCTACTCCGATGATATGGACTTCGCCAGCGCCATCCCCGATTCCGCACCCGACATCTACTTCATCTGTCTCGATCGCTACGCCAGCAACAGCAGCCTGAGAGACTACTTTGACTACGACAACTCGGCGTTCACCGACCACCTGTCGAGCCGTGGCTTCTATGTTGCCCAGGAAAGCTACTCCAACTACGTAATGACGCTGCAATCACTCTCCGCCACGCTTAGCATGCGATACATCGACTGCCTCACCAGCCTCATGGGGAACGACAGCGTCAACCGGCTGCCCCTGTTCTTCATGCTAGAGGACTATCGCGTCTGGCGCTTCCTCAAGGCGAAGGGCTACCTGTTCATCCATGCCGGCACGCGCTTCCATGTGACCGCCCACAATCCCAATGCGGATATCAATTACAACGTGGAACAGCTGCCTGAATTCACACGCATGTATCTGGAAACAACCATGGCGGCTCCGGTTCTGAGCAAGCTGCGGGTGCTCGACGACAATCGAGCCGAGAAATACAAACGCGTCAACCACAACTTCGCCAGGTTGATGGCCGTGCCCGACACGCCGGGTCCCAAGTTCGTGTTCGGGCACTTCTTGATACCACACGAACCGTACGTCTTTGACAGCAATGGCGGGTTTGTCGACAGCGATGCCGAAGCGGCGCGCAGTGCCCGGGATAACTATGTGGGTCAGCTGGAGTACACCAACAAGCGCGTTCTGGAACTGGTCGATGCGATCCTGCAGAAGTCCCGCAAGCCCCCGGTCATCATCGTGCAGTCCGACGAGGGCCCCTACCCGGCGGGCACCAAAGCGGCGGAGTTCAAGTGGGAGAGCGCAACCCGGGACGAGTGCCGGGAGAAGACACGGATACTGAATGCAATGTATCTGCCCGGGATCGACCCGGCCGTGTTTCACCCGTCAATGACACCGGTCAACACGTTTCGCCTGGTGTTCAACCAGTACTTCGGGACGAACTACGAAATCCTGCCGGACGAGTGCTTCGCCTACTACGACCTGTTCCACCTGTATCGCTTCGTACCAATTACCGACCGAGTTCGCTAG
- a CDS encoding family 16 glycosylhydrolase, with protein MLVSITSAAHATWSLVWSDEFNGTSLNTGDWNYDVGTGCPSLCGWGNNELEYYRAENVAVSGGNLVITSRAESFGGAGFTSGKITTKNKQTFLYGRIEMRARIPTGGGMWPAFWMLPQDAVYGVWARSGEIDIMEAANSTTSVGGTIHYGGSWPNNTYSGGSYSLGGANFANDFHVYAIEWEPDEMRWYVDGALYYTRTSSQWYSDGAPANPRAPFDQDFYIILNAAVGGNYTGCTNAGCITASFPQEFLVDYVRVYEDIANAAPMVTITAPGSGSVLPAGDITIDATASDPDGSIARVEFYDGFAYLGEDTAAPYSFVWTSVPNGCYQLVARAIDNLGGFATDAVDVTVGAGCGQLPYLGSAFVLPTKIEAEDFDAGGEGVAYHDVDAGNNGGQYRPSDGVDIEACSDTGGGYNVGWLAAGEWLEYTVSVPTAGDYTFDVRVASLSTGGSFHLAFNGINQTGPVAVPVTGGWQTWTTVPATATLAAGTQVMRFVADTDGFNVNYFDVATVPTAVGRGGRPAVAALHPCYPNPFNPATTIRYDVQDDVPVTLAIYDVTGKRIRTLVDEQSSHAGRYELTWDGRDQSGQVVASGVYFYRLDAGGFSETRRMVLLK; from the coding sequence ATGCTTGTTTCAATCACCAGCGCAGCCCACGCGACGTGGTCGCTCGTCTGGTCGGATGAATTCAATGGCACCAGTCTGAACACCGGCGACTGGAATTATGACGTCGGGACCGGATGCCCGAGTCTGTGCGGGTGGGGGAACAATGAACTGGAGTACTACCGGGCGGAGAACGTGGCTGTGTCCGGCGGCAACCTGGTCATCACCAGCCGCGCAGAATCATTTGGCGGCGCGGGCTTTACCTCGGGAAAAATAACAACGAAGAACAAGCAGACTTTCCTGTACGGCCGTATCGAGATGCGGGCCAGGATACCGACCGGCGGCGGGATGTGGCCTGCCTTCTGGATGTTGCCCCAGGATGCGGTCTACGGCGTCTGGGCCAGGAGCGGTGAGATCGACATCATGGAGGCGGCAAACAGTACCACCTCGGTTGGGGGGACGATTCACTACGGAGGAAGCTGGCCCAACAACACCTACTCGGGCGGCTCGTACTCACTGGGCGGAGCGAACTTCGCCAACGATTTTCACGTCTATGCCATCGAGTGGGAACCCGATGAAATGCGCTGGTACGTGGACGGTGCGCTCTACTACACGAGAACCAGCTCGCAGTGGTACAGCGACGGCGCACCCGCAAACCCGCGCGCGCCCTTTGACCAGGACTTCTACATCATCCTGAATGCCGCCGTGGGGGGCAACTATACCGGCTGTACGAATGCCGGCTGCATTACCGCGAGTTTTCCGCAGGAGTTCCTTGTCGACTACGTCCGGGTGTACGAGGACATCGCCAATGCGGCCCCGATGGTCACGATCACGGCGCCCGGTTCGGGTAGCGTTCTTCCCGCGGGTGACATCACCATCGACGCGACGGCCTCCGATCCCGACGGTTCCATTGCCCGCGTTGAGTTCTACGACGGGTTCGCCTATCTGGGCGAGGACACGGCGGCGCCCTACAGCTTCGTTTGGACGTCCGTACCCAACGGATGTTACCAGCTGGTCGCCAGGGCCATTGACAACCTTGGTGGTTTTGCAACGGACGCCGTTGACGTAACCGTTGGCGCGGGCTGTGGGCAACTGCCCTATCTGGGAAGCGCGTTTGTCCTGCCGACAAAGATCGAGGCGGAGGACTTCGACGCCGGCGGAGAGGGTGTGGCGTACCACGATGTCGATGCGGGCAACAATGGCGGGCAGTACCGTCCCTCCGATGGCGTAGACATCGAAGCGTGTAGTGACACGGGCGGCGGATACAACGTGGGATGGCTGGCGGCCGGCGAATGGCTCGAGTACACCGTCTCTGTTCCAACGGCTGGCGACTACACGTTTGACGTGCGGGTCGCGTCTCTTTCCACGGGCGGTTCGTTCCATCTGGCCTTCAACGGTATCAACCAGACGGGGCCGGTTGCGGTGCCGGTCACGGGTGGATGGCAGACGTGGACGACCGTGCCCGCCACGGCAACCCTCGCCGCGGGGACGCAGGTCATGCGGTTCGTGGCGGACACCGATGGTTTCAACGTGAACTACTTCGATGTAGCGACGGTGCCGACCGCGGTCGGACGCGGGGGACGGCCGGCGGTGGCCGCATTGCACCCGTGCTATCCGAATCCTTTCAATCCGGCGACGACGATCCGTTATGACGTTCAGGATGACGTTCCGGTCACGCTCGCCATTTACGATGTGACCGGCAAGCGGATAAGGACACTGGTGGATGAGCAATCGAGCCATGCGGGCCGCTACGAACTCACCTGGGACGGCCGTGACCAGAGCGGACAGGTTGTTGCTTCGGGCGTCTACTTCTACCGGCTGGACGCGGGCGGATTCTCAGAGACGAGACGGATGGTGCTGCTCAAGTAG
- a CDS encoding RNA polymerase sigma factor translates to MAEMSAPQESLRTDRELVEAVLQRRDERAFRELYRRHTPRLFMLVARLLARGDHEAEDVVQEIWVHAFESLDRFQWNSAFSTWLTGIGLNRVRDRVRKYGRSRETGVAVVPDVAVVPDPHEARVDLERMIARLPDDQRMVFVLHDVEGMKHREISDHLGIPEGTSKTLLSGARQKLRALMSNKGAER, encoded by the coding sequence ATGGCTGAGATGAGCGCGCCCCAGGAAAGCCTCCGGACCGACCGCGAACTGGTCGAGGCCGTTCTCCAACGCAGGGACGAACGCGCCTTCCGGGAGCTCTACCGCCGCCACACGCCACGCCTGTTCATGCTGGTGGCGCGGCTGCTGGCGCGGGGCGATCACGAAGCGGAGGATGTCGTGCAGGAAATCTGGGTCCACGCCTTCGAGAGCCTCGACCGCTTCCAGTGGAACTCCGCATTTTCCACCTGGCTCACCGGCATCGGTCTCAACCGCGTGCGCGACCGCGTCCGCAAATACGGACGCTCGCGCGAAACCGGTGTGGCGGTGGTTCCGGACGTGGCCGTGGTTCCGGACCCGCACGAGGCGCGGGTCGACCTGGAACGCATGATCGCGCGCCTGCCCGACGACCAGCGCATGGTGTTCGTATTGCACGACGTGGAAGGAATGAAGCATCGGGAGATATCCGACCATCTCGGCATCCCGGAGGGAACGTCCAAGACGCTCCTCTCCGGCGCGCGGCAGAAACTCCGCGCCCTGATGTCGAACAAGGGAGCAGAGCGATGA
- a CDS encoding glycosyl hydrolase family 17 protein: MDSWVLVCMAVALVAGNGSGRDPVAMAPAVREFRPYIDERWVGNAVSYGPHRDGQHPGGPSPSREQIREDMGVMLRHWHLLRTYGAGETTQRMLEIIRADHLDMKVMLGVWIAVEERRGENGDVIESFPEAREANRREVEAGVRLANEYADIVVAVSVGNETQVDWSAHRSPLDILIQHVRTVRAATLVPVTVADDYNFWNKPESHALAREVDFIVMHAHPMWNGILAADAFQWTRDTYHAIAAEHPDRVVVLGETGWATMMHNEGEQARLIKGHPGEAEQAAFLDAITSWAQREHVTVFFFEAFDENWKGGEHADEVEKHWGLYKADRTPKLAVRNGVSK, from the coding sequence ATGGATTCGTGGGTTCTGGTTTGCATGGCGGTCGCACTGGTGGCCGGAAACGGTTCCGGGCGCGATCCTGTGGCCATGGCGCCCGCTGTGCGCGAGTTTCGTCCCTACATCGACGAACGGTGGGTTGGGAATGCGGTGTCGTACGGACCCCACCGCGACGGCCAGCATCCCGGCGGGCCATCGCCCTCCCGGGAGCAGATTCGCGAAGACATGGGGGTCATGCTGCGCCACTGGCATCTGCTGCGAACCTACGGCGCGGGCGAAACGACGCAACGCATGCTGGAGATCATTCGCGCCGATCACCTCGATATGAAAGTCATGCTGGGCGTGTGGATCGCAGTCGAAGAGCGCCGGGGGGAGAACGGTGACGTGATCGAGTCGTTCCCGGAGGCTCGCGAGGCGAACCGGCGCGAGGTGGAGGCGGGCGTCCGTCTGGCAAATGAGTACGCCGACATCGTGGTCGCCGTCAGCGTGGGGAACGAAACCCAGGTAGACTGGTCGGCGCACAGAAGCCCGCTGGATATTCTGATTCAGCATGTCCGCACCGTGCGCGCGGCGACCCTCGTTCCGGTCACCGTGGCAGACGACTACAACTTCTGGAACAAGCCCGAGAGCCATGCGCTTGCCAGGGAGGTGGATTTCATCGTCATGCACGCGCATCCCATGTGGAACGGAATCCTCGCGGCAGACGCCTTCCAATGGACGCGCGACACATATCACGCCATTGCGGCCGAGCACCCGGATCGCGTCGTTGTCCTGGGAGAGACCGGCTGGGCGACGATGATGCACAACGAAGGCGAGCAGGCGCGCCTGATCAAGGGACATCCCGGAGAGGCGGAACAGGCCGCGTTTCTTGATGCGATCACGTCCTGGGCACAGCGCGAGCACGTCACTGTTTTCTTCTTCGAGGCATTCGACGAAAACTGGAAGGGTGGCGAGCACGCCGACGAAGTCGAGAAGCACTGGGGCCTCTACAAGGCCGACAGAACGCCCAAGCTCGCGGTCCGTAACGGGGTGTCAAAGTGA
- a CDS encoding T9SS type A sorting domain-containing protein, translated as MFVNSGGPLPPKILYGNASFGPSSFNVTGNLVLVDDGTGTVTDGCEPLVNAGAVAGNIALIDRGTCAFTLKAAAAQAAGAIAVVIANNVAGSTPPGLGGADPTIVIPVVSVTMADGTALKNALLGGPVNVTLGLDPSVLAGADANGRVKLYAPNPYQGGSSISHFDVSAFPDLLMEPAINSGLSSDVDLTLAHFHDLGWTNTCDLPVSVAIAAFNVRPTSSGVEIRARFSSTLGSANYVAVYRADSGRDVFAELAIVDAPRNGDFLYVDNTALAGKTYVYRIGVIDGDGEFLSPTAEVRLPGASIELAQNSPNPFNPTTSIRFTLPARERVGLAIYSASGALVRMLVDDVRDRGAHDITWDGRDSSGTPVGSGVYFYRLTAGKFNESKKMVLLK; from the coding sequence ATGTTCGTGAACAGCGGTGGGCCGCTGCCACCGAAGATCCTGTACGGCAACGCCTCCTTCGGCCCCTCGTCGTTCAACGTCACCGGCAACCTGGTGCTGGTGGACGACGGAACCGGTACGGTTACCGACGGGTGTGAACCGCTGGTCAATGCCGGTGCGGTTGCCGGCAACATCGCGCTCATCGACCGCGGGACCTGTGCGTTCACCCTGAAGGCCGCGGCCGCACAGGCCGCGGGGGCCATCGCGGTGGTCATCGCCAACAACGTCGCCGGCTCCACCCCGCCGGGACTGGGCGGTGCGGACCCCACCATCGTCATTCCGGTGGTGAGCGTCACCATGGCCGACGGCACCGCGCTCAAGAACGCGCTGCTGGGCGGTCCGGTGAACGTTACGCTGGGGCTGGACCCGTCGGTTCTGGCGGGTGCGGATGCCAATGGCAGGGTGAAGCTGTACGCGCCCAACCCGTACCAGGGTGGCTCGTCGATTTCACACTTCGACGTGAGCGCGTTTCCTGACCTGTTGATGGAGCCGGCGATCAACAGCGGCCTGTCCAGCGACGTGGACCTCACGCTGGCGCACTTCCACGACCTGGGCTGGACGAACACCTGCGACCTGCCGGTGAGCGTCGCCATCGCGGCCTTCAACGTTCGTCCCACCAGCAGCGGCGTCGAGATCCGTGCGCGGTTCTCATCCACGCTGGGCAGCGCGAACTACGTGGCGGTGTATCGGGCCGACAGCGGCCGCGACGTGTTCGCGGAGCTTGCGATTGTCGACGCGCCGCGCAACGGCGACTTCCTGTATGTCGACAACACCGCGCTGGCGGGCAAGACGTACGTGTACCGGATCGGCGTCATCGACGGCGACGGCGAGTTCCTCTCGCCGACGGCGGAAGTGAGACTGCCCGGTGCGAGTATCGAGCTGGCGCAGAACTCGCCGAACCCGTTCAACCCGACCACCAGCATCCGCTTCACGCTTCCGGCGAGGGAGCGGGTCGGCCTGGCGATCTACAGCGCGAGCGGCGCGCTGGTTCGCATGCTGGTCGACGACGTACGCGACCGCGGAGCCCACGACATCACGTGGGACGGCCGCGACTCGTCGGGCACACCGGTGGGATCGGGCGTGTATTTCTATCGCCTGACGGCCGGGAAGTTCAACGAGTCGAAGAAGATGGTGTTGCTGAAGTAG